Within Butyrivibrio fibrisolvens, the genomic segment TTATCAATTACCTTGTTTTTGCTCTGTTTACACTGATATGTATTTTTCCTTTTTACTATCTTTTCATTAATACAATTTCAGACAATGAACTGGTTAGAAAGGGACTTATCAACTTCTTACCGCAAGGAATCCATTTTGGTAACTATGTAAGACTTATGGCAGTTAATGATCTGTTCTTATCTACATCAGTTACTGTAGCAAGAACAGTTATCGGTACATTACTAATGGTTACAGCATCCGGTTTTGTAGGATATCTTGTAACACAAAAAGAGATGTGGGCCAGAAGCGTATGGTACAGATTCATAATAGTTACAATGTACTTTAATGCAGGTATCATCCCGTGGTATCTGAATATGTCTATGCTGGGACTTACCAACAGCTTTGCAGCGTATATAATCCCGGGAATCGTAGCTCCCTACAACATCATTTTGGTCAAGACCTATATAGAATCTTCAATACCGGCAGAGCTTGAAGAGAGTGCTCAGCTCGACGGAGCCAGCAAGATGAAGATCTTCTCATCAATCATATGGCCTTTGTCCAAGCCTATCCTTGCTACAATAGCTGTCTTTGGTGCAGTAGGCCAGTGGAACTCATTTCAGGATTCACTTATTCTCATGCAGTCTGCTCCAAAGCTCTATACTCTGCAGCACAGACTTTACATCTACCTTAATACAACATCAAACCTTGCAGCGCTTATGTCTTCCGGTAATACATCAGGTATAAGCCAGACAGTACTTGAATCAGCGCTCAACGGTAAAGTTATAAAATATACTATTTCAATGGTAACAATAATTCCGATATTGTGCGTATATCCATTCATGCAAAGGTACTTTGAAAAAGGTATCATGATGGGCGCAGTAAAGGGATAATGCAATATAAACTTTAATATCACAGGAGGGTGAAAAAGAATGAAGTATAAGAAATTACAGGCAATTCTCTTGGCTGCTTCAATGACTCTGTCACTGGCTGCATGTTCTGATTCAGCTACAAACGCAGGCGGTGACTCACAGACAAGCGCCGACGGCGCAGGTGCAGAAGGCAGTGAAAATGCTACAGATGGTGATGTAGCCGGATCATCAGATCTTGAGGGGGATCTTTCAGATGTTATCCCGGAAGAGACAGTAACACTTGACGTTTATGATCAGCTTGCTAACTACTCAGGAGAGCAGATCGGATGGTTCGCACAGATTATGCTTGATAAGTTCAATGTCAAGCTTAACATAATCCCTGAATCAGACGGTGTCTATGATACACGTATGGAGTCAGGCAATCTTGGTGATATTGTGATCTGGGGCGCTGACGGAGACGATTATGTTCAGGCAGTAAATAAGGGAATGCTCTTTGACTGGGAAGAGGATGACATCCTCGCAGATTATGGTCCATACATCCTTGCCAATATGGACAAGGCTCTTGAGAAGAATCGCGGTATCAATGCAGATGGCAAAATCTATGGCTTTGGACATGACGTAGCATATTCTGCAGAGGATACACAGTCAGTCATGTATGAATGGGATCTTAGATTCGATCTGTATCAGCAGATCGGTGCTCCGGAGATAACAGATTTTGATTCTCTTGTAGATGTACTTGAGAAGATGCAGGCAGCATGCCCTACAGATGACAATGGCAACAAGACCTATGCTGCATCACTTTTCAATGACTGGGACGGCGATATGGTGATGTTCGTTAAGTCAACAGCATCAGCTTACTATGGCTATGATGAGTTTGGTTTCGGACTCTATGATTCTTCTACAGGTGATTATCATCCTGCACTTGAAGAAAACGGTCCATACCTTACAGCTCTTAAGTTCTACAATGACTTATATCAAAGAGGCCTTCTTGATCCTGATTCTCAGACACAGGGCTACGATGGAATGTCTGAAGACTATCAGAATGGTACAGCATTTTTTAACGTATTCAACTTCCTTGGCTCAGCACTCTATAACTCTGATGCTCATATAGCTCAGGGCAAGATGATGTATCCTGTAAAGCCTTCAAATGCAACACCGATCATCTATGGACAGAACATCTACGGATCTAACAGAATCTGGTCAATTGGTGCAAGTACTGAGTATCCTGAACTCTGCATGGCTATCATCAACTGGCTGTCTACTCCTGAGGGAAGACTTACTGCAGAGTACGGCCCTAAGGGAACATGCTGGGATTATGATGAGAACGGCGGAGCATATCTTACAGATCTTGGCCTTGCCTGCAAGACAGATTCTTCTACAACTCTTACAGGTGACTACAGCGGAACATTTGACGATGGTTCCTTCAAGATGAACAATACAACATGGGCACTTGATTCACTTAACCCTGACTCAGCTCTTTTAGAGACATACAATTACAAGACCTGGGAGAGTTACAAGGCAATAGATGCTTCTGATATAGAGAAGTCATGGATTGAATGGTCCGGAGCACAGACACCTGATGAGTATATCAAGAGTTCTGATTATATACTTGCACCAGGAACAACCTATTCTGCAGGTACACACTCTGATGAGCTTCAGGTAATCTGGGATCAGGTTGCTACATGCATCAAGGACAACTCATGGAAGGCTATCTATGCAGAGTCTGATGAAGAGTTTGATGCAATCGTTGCTGATATGATTAAGCAGGCTACAGAGTACGGTTATGATGAGTGCGTAGAGTTCCAGCAAAATGAAGCACAGCTTCGTCATGCTGCAGAACAGGAAGCTCTTGCAGCTAACTGATAAGCTTTGATAAGAACTAAAACTCTATGTATATTTTTGATATAAATATGAGAATTAAAAGTATTATTTGATTCTTACATCTAACTTAGAAATTGACAAAAAAGTGGACATAATAGAGACTTTACTCTGTTATGTCCACCAAAATAAGTTACAATAAGAGCTGAATGCACATTTATAAAAGGAAAAAGGTGAAAATGAGAAGAAAAGTTTTATCTGTCCTAATACTGGCATCAGCTCTTTTTTTAATGTCAGGTTGTAATAGTAAAAGTAAATACCAGGAAGAATTAACAATAGATGTTTTTGCAAGCGAAGCAAACAGTCAGGGGATTCAGTCAGGATGGTTTGCCAGGTGTATACATGACAGATTCAATATGAATCTCAACGTCATATCTGTAAATAATAATTATAACGGTGCAGTTCTCAAGGATGTCCGGGCAGCATCAGGCTATCTTGGAGATATCATCTTCATATCAGCCCAGAACAATGCTCTTAAGGATCTTGTAGATGCGGGACTACTCCTTGATATGACTCCTTATATCAAGGATAAGGACATAATGAAATATAAGGATGCGATAGAGAAGCTCAACAGCGGCCTTGATGGCATATATGCTATTCCTTCAAGTATATCAACACTTCCTCCGGATACCCCTTCAGATATCATAGATTCTACATATGCTCCATATCTAAGATGGGATATATACTCTCAGGTAGGAAGCCCTAAGATGGACACTTTAGAAGATATGCTTGATGTTCTTGAGAAGATGCAAGAAGCATATCCTACAACACAGTCAGGACAGAAGGTGTACGGTTTTTCACTATTTGATGACTGGGACAATAACATGATGACTCTTGCCAAGCAGCCCTGCTGTTTTTATGGATATGATGAAAATGGATTTGTGCTTTCTAAAGCTGACGGAAGTGATTATCAGTCCATACTTGATGATGACGGATTATATTTAAGATCACTTAAATTTTATTTTGAAGCTAATAGAATGGGGCTTGTGGATCCTGATTCAAGGAATCAGGACTATGGCGAAGTTTTTAGTAAGTATCAGGATGGAGCAGTTCTTTTTAGTCCATGGCCATTCCTTGGCGCATCTGCTTACAATACTGATGAGCACATGGCTATGGGGCAGGGATTCATGATGGCTGATATAGGCGATATGCTTATATATGAGCATGGCAGCTCCCCTGACGGAGTATATAGTCAGGTTGTCTGCGTCGGCGCTGATGTCAAGGATCCTCAGAGAATGGTTGATTTTGTAGATTATCTGTACTCTGATGAAGGCGTCTATGAAAATCAGGCAGCAGAAAATGGCGGAAGTGCAGGCCCTGAAGGCGTTACCTGGGAGATGTCAGACGGAGCGCCAAGACTTACTGATTATGGAATTGATGTTTTTTATAATCAAAGCAGCGGCGTCATCCCCGGAGATCCCAATGGATATACCTATAGAGACGGAGTATCCATACTTAACTATACTGCAGTGCAGCTCTCGGAGACTGCAGCTAACGGATTCCCGTATTCATATCTTTTATGGGATAGTGAACTTTCAAGAACCTCAACAGTACTGCAGGATGAGTGGAAAGAGGTTATGGGCGCTGACAATACAATGGATTATCTTATAAAGAACGACAAGATTATAGTATCCCCGGGCTGTGAATATAACGAGATGGAAGAAAGCGCTGAGATCAAAGAGATAAGAGAAGCAGTAAAGCGTATCGTAGTCCAGGGATCCTGGGATATGGTATTTGCAAGTGACATAGATGAGTTTGAAGCTATATGGGATGACATGAAGAGAAAGTGCATGAGCCTTGGATATGAAGATGTATATAGTTTCGATCTTGAAAATGCCATGGCCAAGGGCAAACTCAAACAAGAGATACTGGAAGAAAAGAAAGAATAACAGGAAAGATATATGCAGGATAGTAAAATTAGTGTAATGATAGCTGATGATGAAGAGAATATCAGAGCAGGTCTTAAATGCATCATGGACTGGGATGACCTTGGATATAGCGTAGATTATGAAGCTGAGAATGGCGAACAGGCTCTTGATATTATCGAAAAGTCAAAACCTGAAGTGGTAGTCATGGACCTGAATATGCCAAGGATACAGGGCATTGAAGTGATAAAAAAGGCCAGAGAGTCGGGGTATTCCGGAAGATTCATAATCTTAAGCGGATATTCTGATTTTAAATACGCCCAGTCTGCCATCAAATACGGAGTTACCAATTATCTTACCAAACCTGTGGATGAGGATGAACTTCAGAAGACGCTTGAAGATATCGGCAAGGACATGTGCCTTGAAAAAGAAGAAAAAGGAAAACTCCAGACCATCCGTAAAAAGGCAAGAGATGCTGTGATCCAGGACCTTTTAAGGACCAATGAACTTAGCCTTAATGAAGAAGAACTTGATGAGATGAAGCTTCTATATGATAAGTATCAGGTTGTTGTTTATGAAACTTATCATACTGACAGGCAAAGGCCTGAATATAAACTTCCGGAGCTTCTATCTGCTTTTATCGATGCCAGAGACTATGAATCCTGTATCATGAATGAA encodes:
- a CDS encoding extracellular solute-binding protein; translated protein: MKYKKLQAILLAASMTLSLAACSDSATNAGGDSQTSADGAGAEGSENATDGDVAGSSDLEGDLSDVIPEETVTLDVYDQLANYSGEQIGWFAQIMLDKFNVKLNIIPESDGVYDTRMESGNLGDIVIWGADGDDYVQAVNKGMLFDWEEDDILADYGPYILANMDKALEKNRGINADGKIYGFGHDVAYSAEDTQSVMYEWDLRFDLYQQIGAPEITDFDSLVDVLEKMQAACPTDDNGNKTYAASLFNDWDGDMVMFVKSTASAYYGYDEFGFGLYDSSTGDYHPALEENGPYLTALKFYNDLYQRGLLDPDSQTQGYDGMSEDYQNGTAFFNVFNFLGSALYNSDAHIAQGKMMYPVKPSNATPIIYGQNIYGSNRIWSIGASTEYPELCMAIINWLSTPEGRLTAEYGPKGTCWDYDENGGAYLTDLGLACKTDSSTTLTGDYSGTFDDGSFKMNNTTWALDSLNPDSALLETYNYKTWESYKAIDASDIEKSWIEWSGAQTPDEYIKSSDYILAPGTTYSAGTHSDELQVIWDQVATCIKDNSWKAIYAESDEEFDAIVADMIKQATEYGYDECVEFQQNEAQLRHAAEQEALAAN
- a CDS encoding extracellular solute-binding protein codes for the protein MRRKVLSVLILASALFLMSGCNSKSKYQEELTIDVFASEANSQGIQSGWFARCIHDRFNMNLNVISVNNNYNGAVLKDVRAASGYLGDIIFISAQNNALKDLVDAGLLLDMTPYIKDKDIMKYKDAIEKLNSGLDGIYAIPSSISTLPPDTPSDIIDSTYAPYLRWDIYSQVGSPKMDTLEDMLDVLEKMQEAYPTTQSGQKVYGFSLFDDWDNNMMTLAKQPCCFYGYDENGFVLSKADGSDYQSILDDDGLYLRSLKFYFEANRMGLVDPDSRNQDYGEVFSKYQDGAVLFSPWPFLGASAYNTDEHMAMGQGFMMADIGDMLIYEHGSSPDGVYSQVVCVGADVKDPQRMVDFVDYLYSDEGVYENQAAENGGSAGPEGVTWEMSDGAPRLTDYGIDVFYNQSSGVIPGDPNGYTYRDGVSILNYTAVQLSETAANGFPYSYLLWDSELSRTSTVLQDEWKEVMGADNTMDYLIKNDKIIVSPGCEYNEMEESAEIKEIREAVKRIVVQGSWDMVFASDIDEFEAIWDDMKRKCMSLGYEDVYSFDLENAMAKGKLKQEILEEKKE
- a CDS encoding carbohydrate ABC transporter permease, with translation MAKTAQERADEKAERLYYKKHKKPGRVTAGDIIFNIINYLVFALFTLICIFPFYYLFINTISDNELVRKGLINFLPQGIHFGNYVRLMAVNDLFLSTSVTVARTVIGTLLMVTASGFVGYLVTQKEMWARSVWYRFIIVTMYFNAGIIPWYLNMSMLGLTNSFAAYIIPGIVAPYNIILVKTYIESSIPAELEESAQLDGASKMKIFSSIIWPLSKPILATIAVFGAVGQWNSFQDSLILMQSAPKLYTLQHRLYIYLNTTSNLAALMSSGNTSGISQTVLESALNGKVIKYTISMVTIIPILCVYPFMQRYFEKGIMMGAVKG